From a single Paenibacillus sp. FSL R5-0345 genomic region:
- a CDS encoding cache domain-containing sensor histidine kinase, whose translation MKGKRIFGWWSAIGDMSMERKLLLVFLIIITLPLTFISVFTYKSYSASIQGNTIAYSEKLIDQMMDGVDDYIEDMKRISSMPAYVNDIKQNLIRSNRYYEQKEIMGGKGGSASLSPGDFDLLLSIQRGIEGNISFINNIKRGANTVYIFDAHGNGYYSAKDGGVRLDLDQSYTYWSQQTKDSSGEALLFGTQSFTSNLQSTRYAFTVVRKIVDGLLNPIGLIAVEANISNLENRVKELDKVTHGQSLIVDGNGMVVYDSNKKLLATDVSDSERFKRVDGISGSFYDTVNGKEFLNIYSSSNKSNWKAIISIPVDVLMRDVKVTRNATLAATLSIIVLALIISIILSFALTKSLSQMIHLMKKVQGGDLDVMFRVRRRDEIGLLGHQFNRMLARIRQLIQDIYRIEEQKKEAELHALQSQINPHFIYNTLESIRMTAELNDDIEAADMISILGKLLRYSTSDLSGKTTMQQELGYVRNYVELLNCRYPNRFVLDVDVPKELDNYSIIKLVFQPIIENAAYHGLDDNKPQMHLSIRCEITEQMLLFHIKDDGCGMDKLTLERLNDGLQKESPPKKSINGGIGMKNIQQRVRLHYGAAYGIEVYSVLGQGTDVILSLPLLEPEMI comes from the coding sequence ATGAAAGGTAAACGCATCTTTGGCTGGTGGTCCGCTATCGGGGACATGAGCATGGAACGCAAGCTGCTCCTCGTCTTTTTAATCATTATTACGCTTCCGCTAACCTTCATTAGTGTGTTTACTTATAAGAGTTATTCAGCGTCTATTCAGGGCAACACTATTGCTTATTCTGAGAAGCTAATCGATCAAATGATGGATGGAGTAGATGATTATATCGAAGATATGAAGCGAATTTCATCTATGCCAGCCTATGTGAACGATATTAAACAAAATTTAATTCGTTCAAACCGGTACTATGAGCAGAAAGAGATCATGGGTGGGAAAGGAGGCAGTGCCTCATTGTCGCCTGGAGATTTTGATCTGTTGCTATCCATTCAGCGGGGAATAGAAGGTAATATTTCATTTATTAACAATATTAAGCGAGGCGCGAACACGGTTTATATTTTTGATGCTCATGGGAATGGCTATTATTCTGCCAAGGATGGTGGAGTGCGGCTTGACCTTGATCAAAGCTATACGTACTGGAGTCAGCAGACGAAGGATTCCAGCGGAGAAGCACTCTTGTTTGGCACCCAATCGTTTACGAGTAATTTGCAGAGTACTCGATATGCTTTTACTGTTGTTCGCAAAATCGTGGATGGATTGCTAAATCCGATTGGGCTGATCGCGGTAGAAGCGAATATTAGCAATCTGGAGAATCGAGTTAAAGAGTTGGATAAAGTAACACATGGCCAATCTCTGATTGTTGATGGAAATGGGATGGTCGTGTACGACAGCAATAAAAAGCTTCTTGCCACAGATGTATCTGATTCAGAGCGATTCAAAAGGGTCGATGGGATATCCGGAAGTTTCTATGATACAGTCAACGGAAAAGAATTTCTCAATATCTATTCAAGCTCTAACAAGAGCAATTGGAAGGCCATTATCTCCATTCCTGTGGATGTGCTGATGCGGGATGTGAAGGTGACTCGTAATGCAACACTCGCTGCTACATTAAGTATCATTGTGTTGGCGCTAATCATCTCCATTATTCTTTCCTTTGCGCTCACTAAATCGCTATCCCAAATGATTCATCTGATGAAAAAGGTTCAGGGCGGCGATCTGGATGTGATGTTTAGGGTTAGGCGGCGTGACGAGATTGGTCTGCTCGGACATCAGTTCAATCGAATGTTGGCTCGGATCAGGCAGTTAATTCAAGATATCTACCGAATCGAAGAACAGAAGAAGGAAGCGGAACTTCACGCTCTGCAGAGTCAAATTAATCCTCATTTTATTTATAATACGCTGGAGTCGATCCGGATGACCGCTGAGCTTAATGATGATATTGAAGCTGCGGATATGATCTCTATTTTAGGTAAACTGCTACGGTATAGTACAAGTGATTTGAGCGGTAAAACGACAATGCAGCAAGAGCTTGGATATGTACGCAATTATGTTGAGCTGCTGAACTGTCGCTACCCTAATCGTTTCGTACTCGACGTCGACGTGCCGAAGGAGCTAGATAATTACTCTATTATCAAGCTGGTCTTCCAGCCGATCATAGAGAATGCAGCCTATCATGGCTTAGATGATAACAAACCGCAAATGCATCTAAGCATTCGTTGCGAGATTACTGAGCAAATGCTGCTGTTTCATATTAAGGACGATGGCTGTGGAATGGATAAGCTCACTTTGGAGAGATTGAACGATGGGCTTCAGAAAGAAAGTCCTCCTAAGAAAAGCATCAATGGGGGGATTGGTATGAAAAATATACAGCAACGAGTGCGCCTTCATTATGGAGCGGCATATGGAATTGAGGTATACAGTGTGCTTGGACAAGGGACGGATGTTATTTTGTCGCTACCGCTGCTGGAACCGGAAATGATTTGA